Sequence from the Amaranthus tricolor cultivar Red isolate AtriRed21 chromosome 16, ASM2621246v1, whole genome shotgun sequence genome:
GTGTAGGTATGATTTGTCGGTCACGAACCCACAAACCCAGTCCTAAGCGGAATCTATCGTATATGAtggtaaattgattaattttatttttatgttatacATGATCAGTTATGGTCTAAACTCCACAATATCCTACGACGATACTACAATCAATTATACGGTTGCAACACTATCGTATACGGCGCCAGAATTAGTGTACTTGACAATGAGGGAGATGGGACCATATGTTGGAGAATTGAAGAAAAACCAAAATTTGACATGGTTGTTCGAGGTCGATGTTGGATTTAATTATCTTGTGAGGCTCCATTTTTGCGAGTTAGATTCCACAATCAACAGCAATGACCAAAGAAGTTTCGACGTTAGTATCAACAATCAAATGGGTGCACATGATATTGATGTTTTTGCGCTAACTGGTGGCATTTTCATTCCAATGTATCGAGATTTCGTTACGCTCTTTGAAGGTAGTGATACCATCATAGCTAGTGTCGAAACCAGAGGTCTTCTTTCAGTGACACTTACTCCCGACCCTACCACAACGTAAGTTAATCATTGTTTTTTATGGGTAAGAAATCGAGAATCCGGCCCCTGCATGAGGAGGCTAGGAGTCAAGCATTGATTTTCCCCTGGGTTAAAAATTGAACGCCTATCATAAGAATGAATGGAAAGACTTTTCTACAATACATTTGCATAGATTTTAACCAAGTCAAACTCACTGTCTTTGACGGTGTTTTTTTAGTCTTCTAACccaaaaaattacatttttagcCAATGTAGGTTTAAAATCGCTATTTAAGATAGCAATTTCACGAGAAGTTTAGTTTTCAACTGTTTTTACCTGAAGCccatttctcttttttttaaaaaaaataaatttttttttactaataattaatcattagGGTAAAAGTCTTAAGCTAATGATTAAGACCCCATGATATAATAAATAGGGTAAAAATCATTAgggtaaaacaaaacaaatattcatataataattaatcagctaataattattttcattaatataaacaagatatatttcataataaatacaaatatatttactgttgtaaatatatattcttgacataatatttaaaaaagttgATGTTGTTTCATATTAAGAAAATTAGGATAAGACTTTTTGTCACActacaataaattttttattttttaattgttttaaataaATACACAACAATATAGTTAGAGTTTAGTTTTCAAATTTGCAATAATGGTCAACTGTTGCTCTGTGTTTTTAGGTATAATGATGTCATGCTCAATGGATTGGAGATTTTCAAGTTAAGTTCTTCAAATGGTTCTCTTGCTGCACCAAATCCTACTCTTGCTGCACCAAATCCTACTTTCCCTTTACAAAGTAATAATCTTATTATTTGCCGTTTAGACTTTGTCAACCTTTCTAATAATAAGATTTgattctaatatgttatgtgaGAAATGGGCTCTATCAGTtgcaaatatataataaacggaggaagtagaatTCCAGCCACAACCATAtgttatgttaaaaattgtcTCTATCAGTtgcaaatatataataaacggaggaagtagaatTCTAGCCACAACCATAAGCATATATAATAAGTTGGGGCTCCATCGACCACTGGTCTGATCACGCACTTACATGCTTCAGGCATGTCATGTATAGGTTCAAGCCATGTTTGATCTAGTACTAATAATTGATAGAATATATAACGTACATATCTCGAGGCTTTAAtattagtttaagcttttggttgtaacttcaagatatattatatattttgtcaGTTGATAAAATATTCAATAGAATATCCCAAGATTTTAGCTATTGATTTGGGTTAAGTATCCTGTCATTAGTTCAGATAAGTTCCAATTAGAGTTAATTACCTAGATTGAATTTACTACtataataaaagtattatttttgaGATTAGATTTACTACTTGGAAAATATCTATTTGCTATTGTGTTGATCACTTTTGTGATTTCGAAAACCCTGACATCATCCTGGCCCTTctatgtattttaaaaaaatatataactggATTGATTTATGTCTAAGTAGTATAATGCTCTTGcatcttttaaatttgttacatCATAATCTCCAATTTGATGACATTTTggctaaaatataataaaatgcaaAGAACAGAGGAATGTTTAATggttatcattttcatcattatttCTTGCAAAAGTTTCACTAAACAAATCTTGGTTGCACATTGTAGGACATGAACATGGTCTAACCAAAATCATGATCATCTTCATCATACTTGGTAAATTCATCATTTCCTATCCATCTTTGCTCTACTTAAGAAGTTTTAGATTTTCCTTTCAACTcttgttcgcaattagtaactgtgaacagctTCGTGTAAAAAACACTTGCTGCCTCCTTTTTTTGAACAAAGGAGACCTGGGATACAAACCCAAATCTAACATCATATCAGAGTTTGCGCATGTTAAAGTGTCCATTATTATTCATATGTATATCATTCAACATCAGAAAAAGAGAAACAGAATATGCAAATTAAGAAACTAGAAGAATAATTTCAACTACACTATAAATTATCGTAAACGTTCTTCGAACTTATAAGTAGATTACAAAAATTCAATATtctaaacaaaaatttaaaaaaagaaccCTAAAAAATTCTACCCAAATTAGAAActaattcaattaaattaaaaaagtaaactAATTTATAGagaatttggacaattaaaatcaGCCTTGGTTATAACTTGAAATTCGGGCCTCCCATTTTGAATGTTTCGctttcatttaatattattttctatattcCAACAAAACTATCAAACAACTTTACACAGTGCAGTGGCATGCATACCACATTCATTGGTGTAGGTTGTGACTTTGATTCCAGCAATGCTTATAtactcttcatttttttttcctaagagATGGGGTTACATGGGAACCCCATGCTAACGAACTTGGTACACCTATGCTTTtacttcaatttttatttgaattgttcAGACTCATTTTTTTCAACTTGTGGTCTTACCGGTGAAGCTAACTCCTATGTGAATATTTTCTTTTCAGGAATTGGAATAGGCATATGCATGTTAATTGCACTAATCCTCTTGTACAAAAAGATGAACTCGATGATCGAGAAAAGTAAAGAAATTGAAACATTGTTGAAACAACATGGATCCCTCGGTCCAAAGAGGCATACTTATGCAGATTTGAAGAGAATTACAAACTCCTTCAAAATCAAGCTAGGTGAAGGAGGTTACGGTATTGTATACAAAGGAAAACTACATTGTGGGGATCAAGTGGCAGTGAAAATTCTCAAGAGATCATCGAATCGAGATATGGATATGGTGGAATTCATCAATGAAGTTGCAAGTATCGGAAACACCAATCATAAAAACATTGTGAAACTCCTAGGCTTTTGTTACGAGGGTTCAAAACGCGCTCTTATATATGACTACATGCCTTGCGGATCTCTTGAAAAGTTCACACATGGGGGCAGAGACGAAAACAATCAACAACTCTCATGGAAAAGTTTATTTGAAATCGCGATTGGGATTGCAAGAGGGCTAGAGTACTTGCACCAAGGGTGCAACACGAGAATATTACACTTTGACATTAAGCCCCAAAACATTCTATTAGACGAGAATTATTGCCCCAAGATATCTGATTTTGGCCTGGCTAAGATATGCCCACAAAAGGACAGCATAATATCAATGTCAGATGCCAGAGGAACTGGAGTGTACATTGCACATGAGGTTTTCTTCAAGAGATTTGGCGGAGTTTCTCATAAATCAGATGTTTATAGTTACGGAATGTGGGttttggaaatcgttgggtgTCGAAAAAATATTGATGCGAAATTGGAACATAGTAGTGAGCAGTATTTTCCGCATTGGATTTACAAGCAACTCGAGGAAGTTGAAGAGATCGATCAAATCGACACCACAAACAACAACGAGGGATCAGTACTCAAAAGGAAGATGGTTGTAGTGGGTTTATGGTGCATACAAACCAACCCCTTCACCCGACCAAATATGACTCGAGTTGTAGAAATGCTCGAAGGAACACTCGACTTGCTGCAGATTCCTCCgattccatctcttgcttcTCCTTTGAGATCACACGAAATTTCTACCACTCTAGATGAAATCTTATTAGGTGGACTTTTTGTATCCTCCATTTGATGGTCTAGTTAGACAATGTAGCCATTATAGTGAGCTTTTTAGCTTTGTGTAAATGATTGTCTCCAATAAGTGCAACATAATTTGCTAGTTAATTCGCTTATGTTATATTTGGAAACGATGATTATTGGTTTAATTTCATGTTTGGCAAATCAatgaattcaattttgaattgaaGTCATTTCTACCATTGTATTAAAAGTAGATAAAGTTAAGAATGTGAGAATGATTCACAATCTtgttattttcaaattctttctttatgatttcacaattaaaatttacaatttaaaatgaatttattagTTCCAAACACAACTTTAGGAAATCACCATCGATGATTTTATTCTTCTCCGCAATTTCTTGAAGTTGTAAAACAAACTGTAGGCCCCAAACAACATCCCCAACCGATGGACGTTCGCTACCTTGATTTGGCCTTTTAAATTCGGGtctatgataatatttttataatttttatatgtacGTAGTTTAAGATATTAATAATGGCAAATCCTAATATTAAGAGGCGAACGTGTGTCTCAATTGAAGAACTCAATTTGCAATGGGTGTTTGAAACTTCTCAAAATATTGATTATAACTAAATTATCTCCAATCTTTAAACATGGAACATGCCATTACAAGGCTTTTTCTCTAAGAAAAATGCAtttatagaaataaaaaatagaataaaagtcttttcttatttatatcGATCTCATCGTAAACGGTCTTAAATTAGGCTAAATAGTCTTACTAAATTAGTTAACACATTCACTTTAGTACTCAAAATACTCACTTTAGTTGTTTAATACTTTAACACATCATTTTATATGCTAAAACTAAcattttttgaatattataGCACTCATTTTTGTTCTTTAAAAGAGTCAGTCAATTTGGTAGATGGTAATAAATGGTAGTAATGGAaataaaaactagtgtaattttgattgaaagatctcttggctaccttgatggccatgcttgtccaacttcaattatctcattttcttcatacaattcattccaatgcattaccattgggagaggtggtattaggtggtaatgaaaatttgtaaacaaaagtatttttttgtgatcaaagtttcatcaccatgggaatgacatggaaATTGAGATGAAATaaaacactataaatcatttccattatcactatttagtatcactaaccaaacggaTCGTTAATACCATATGATCGTGAGACAGTTTCATACTTGCTCTTGTAGCTTGGAGGAGAGTGGCATTATTACTGAGTGGGCTTTATATCATGGCAAAAACTTGGGAGAGACTGCCTCAATATGAGGCGGTACAATTGGGCTGGCCCAAaagctaaaaattaaaaaaataaaaacggcGCAAAACcccaaaattagaaaataaatttaattttgattttaaagatatcaattctgacatttaagtgatcaatttcaacttaaagtaaaccttagataaatcaattaaaataaaaatatttttttacctaaaagtgatcaattttgatattaaagtaatcaatttctatttacaagtttataaccttaaatggacaattatttaaaagtcttcaattttgatgttaaagtgatcaattcaaACGTTGAAGTGATCAAAAAGGTGATCAATTAAATGATACAATTATAACTTACAAAAGAAACCAATTATATTtatgaccttaaaggtatcaattatgacctttTGATCAATTATTGATCGCGTAtagtaaaaatttataattaaaccgATTGAACTATTGGTCTCAATATAAGACGATGGCTCCTAAAACCTTCTGTTTTATCATTTCATTTTCTGTTTATTAAGCTTGATATCACTTGTGTTTCTCTGGGCCAAAAAATAAGGGCATAGAACTCATTATAACCCAAAAGGTTTAGTTACGaaattttgtatttatgttCATATATGTAGAGTCTAATAGCTATATGGGTTCTCAACCTCTCTAGGGTACCAATCCTTCCTTCTAATATCAATCAATTTGTAACATACTAGCTattggaatatatatatatatatatatatatatatatatatatatatatatatatatatatatatatatatatatatatatatatatatatatatatatatatatatatatatatatatgtatatatatatatatatatatatgtatatatatatatatatatatgtatatatatatatatatatatatatatatatatatatatatatatatatatatatatatatatatatatatttaaatgtaTAAGAATATCATAAAacgttaattttgattttgaaacgcTAAAAGTTGTAATGTTTTGAAAACAGTTACATCTACCACTAAACACTACTTAAAATGTTGTTTAGCCGAGCAATTACTATTCACAAATTCCTGTGTAGAgacggtctcaccatgagacgttCATCATACAAGGGTTGAATAacccaactaatacaaatattaaCATATGTGCTTCTTATTTTGTGGTCGTCTCATCGAGAAATGTTCTTTCACAAAAATAGCTCAGTATTATTTTATCCTTATTATTAAACTGCTATTCGAACAGCGCTCTAAATAAACATatgataaatcaaaaataatccaaattcaATTAAGGCAAACCATAACACCAATTTTTCTCACTTGTAAGAAATCCAAATGAATAAAATCAAAGTGAGTCACACCAACATTACAATTATTTGTTGATGATAGGAAAGCAGGAGACAAGAAGTTCATGCATATAAATCATTACTCTATTGattttacaataatttgtgaataAATTATTAAGTAAATGAATGGAGAAGGTTAGCTAATTGGATAATgtgaacaaatatatataaatatatatatatatatatatatatatatatatatatatatatatatatatatatatatatatatatatatatatatatatatatatatatatatatatttatttattgattatattGAGTTGTACCCTAGCTTGTGTTGAACACATGTAACTTTGCTATTGTATTTGGTTTCATTCGTCTCTTTCTTTGCAGTGCAGGGTGTAGGTATGATTTGTCAGTCACCAACCCACAAACCCAGTCCTAAGCGGAATCTATCGTATATGATGGtgaattgattaattttatttttatgttgtaCATGATCAGTTATGGTCTAAACTTCACAATGTCCTACGACGATACCACATTCAATTATACAGTTGCAACACCATCGTATATGGCGCCAGAATTAGTGTACTTGACTATGAGGGAGATAGGACCATATGTTGGAGAATTgaagaaaaacataaatttgACATGGTTGTTCGAGGTCGATGTTGGATTTAATTATCATGTGAGGCTTCATTTTTGCGAGTTAGATTCCACAATTAACAACACTGGCCAAAGACGTTTCGACGTTACTATTAACAATCAAATGGGTGCACATGATATTGATGTTTTTGCGCTAACTGGTGGCATTTTCATTCCAATGTATCGAAATTTCGTTACACTCTTTGAAGGTAGTGGTACCAACAAAGCTAGTGCCGAAACCAGAGGTCTTATTTCAGTGACATTTACTCCTGACCCTACCGCAACGTAAGTTAATCATTATTTTTTATGGGTAAGAAATCGAGAATCCGATCCCTGCATGAGGAGGCTTGGAGTCAAGCATTGATTTTTCCCTGGGTTAAAAATTGAACGCCTATCACAAGAATGAATGGAAAGATTTTCTACAATACATTTGCATATATTTTAACCAAGTCAAACTCGCCGtgtgtttttttaatcttttgacccaaaaacttacatttttagcCAATATGGGTTTAAAATCGCTATTTAAGATAGCAATTTTACGTGAAGTTTACTTTTCCAACTGTTTTTACCTGAAGcctatttctctatttttttaaaaataaaaaaaaaattcttttttttagtttgttcatttttcttgccacattttattttatggaaGTGGTCCCCCACCACGGAAAATTTTGTCATATACAAATTTTTCCTTACTTTAAAGTTAATCCAGCTTTATGCAATATAATTGATTTTACAATTTCTTAGTCTTTGTATTATATATGATTCATTATTGCAATTTCAAAAGAGCATATAGaataattatttgtttgataacaagaatattttccttctaaaaatactttatttaatgACTTTTTCAAATTTGCATTGAAGTTGaaacttttctcttttttttctagATATGACAATCTCTTGCTCAATGGATTGGAGATTTTCAAGTTGGAGATTTTCTAGATATGAATTTAACATCTTTACAAGGTAATAATCGATCGTCGAATAGTTCTCATCATTTAATACCGATTATCGGAGGCATCCGTGGTGCTATTCTAGTAGTCGCACTCATATCATCAATATTTCATAATCATTTTCCGAAGAAAAAAGGAGAAACAAAAATTCATGAAACAATGAGCAAAGATGATACTAGCAAGCTTAAGTGGATTTCGTCGTTGGATTATTCTGGATCTAATGCAACTACCGCTAGTGTGATTTCTTCTCTGCAGTCCGATCTTTGTCGACTTCTCTCATTTGCGCAAGGTAGGGTTGCTACGAACGATTTCGACGACGATTTGATCATAGGAACCAGTGGGTTCGGTAAAGTTTACAAGGGTTCAATAGATGATGGAGCCACTATTGTGGCCATAAAACGTCTTACGACAACATCGAAGCAAGGCGCTCGCGAGTTTGAAACAGAAATCGAGATGCTATCGAGACTACGTCACGTACATTTGGTGTCCTTAATAGGATATTGTGACAAACACGGTGAAATGATCATAGTTTACGAGTATATGCCACGTGGCACTCTTCGAGATCACTTGTTGTACAAGAATCCCGAGAGAAGCGAGAACCATACACCATTGTCGTGGAAGCAACAACTTATAATTTGTCTTGGATCAGCTCGCGGTTTGCACTATCTTCACGCGGGTGCTAAACAATTGATTATTTATCGAGATGTCAAGTCTACGAATATTCTTCTTGATGATAAGTGGACGGCCAAAGTCTCAGACTTTGGCTTTTCAAAGGTAGGACCCACTCCTGGTGATATGGGTCCTACCCATGTTAGTACCGCTGTTAAAGGTAGTGTTGGATATTTAGATCCAGAGTACTATCGACGTCAACAATTGACAGAGAAATCAGATGTATACTCCTTCGGAGTTTTGTTGTTCGAGGTTTTATGTGCTCGATTTGCGATGAACCCTAATCTACCCAAGCAACAAGTGAACTTAGCAGTGTGGGCTCGttaaaactacaaaaataaaACCCTCCACACAATTGTCGATCCAAATGTAACAGGGCAAATTGCACCCGAATGTCTAAGAAAATTTGGAGAAGTGGCAGAAATGTGTACATGAGAATATGGAAGTGATCGTCCTTCGATGGGGGACGTAGTTTGGGGCATTGAATTTGCCATACAACTACAAGAAACCGCGGAGAAAATTATGCAAAACAATTTAAGTGATGATCCTCAAGGAGAAATTTTAGATTCTACGATAAGTTTTAAACATGATGGGGCAAATGCATTAGGTTCAATGTATATTGATGATGAGTCGACCACATTAAATGATGATTTTTCTGATACTAAGATGGTTGATATGGGCACAAAAAAGTTATTGGATAGTAGAACTACTACATTTAATTCATCGGAATCACCCATAATTGATATGAAGTCTGGTTCGGTTTTTTCTGAAATTATCGACCCAAAAGCCAGATGACTcgtacaaattgttgtatgagccGATTTCTCTATAAATGTGTTTCATACGACACGAGAATATAagatttttatttctcttacAAGAGTatctaaaagaaataagaaaatatattttttttgtaaatttttttttgaggataataaataaaactgttaatttgttaattagtaTTATATTTTGAGAATATTTCAAGGTACGGTTGTGTttttaatatgaataattatatcataaaaatataagacGCATAAGTGCCGTGTTAGTCCatttcattttttagtttttttttaagaaaatctaataatttattgataaaaatatcTACAACAGAGTAACAATTgatcaaatacataacaattttaatcaaacaaaattttactcTCTCCTACTCTTCCTACTTGTCCCAATTACTTTTTGGTTACTATTCaataatcactcttaatttgtattttattcttaatctataacttaaaatataatcaagcgGGATTTTATttcattcgtctcaatacaatgattactaatatcaacttttcataatttttaattatgcacaattaaagatattaaaagttaaaaggttACCTCGACAAGTGTAAAACAGGCAAAAGAGACAAGTATGTTGAATATAAGGGAGTATATAAAGAAAAGTCATGATCATTATAAAGGAGATCCAATACTAAAGTCTTCCCTCTATCATGATCATTATAAGGTTGATAGTAGCCCCAAAATTTACAATGAAGGTTCGAattttttgagagaaaaaaagagagagaagagAGCAAGATTAGCAATTTATAAAAGTCTAGTTTTTTTCTACTTTGCcacatacatacataacaaAATTCTTTTTTACTCTTCTCAAatggaattataaaattttatgtcaaattttaattaataattctcattaatttatataaaaaaatatattcatatgtgAATATTGATAAATTCGTCtcgatatatatttattaaatattatttattataacttttaataatttataataaaaattatttaacttttatatttacattaaaatctaaaaacaaaaattacaagaataaaagaaaatgtagcgATAAAAGTAAGAATACTTTTGGGAGAGACTTGTATACTAAGTAGACAAATTGGACAAGTCAATTGGTGAGTGGCAAAATGAGACTTGAGAGTCAAGATCAACCCTCAAAGTTAGGGCAACTGTTTctttattttagattataatttaTTGGGGCCTTCAAGTAAAATAAGAACAAATTTCATAAAGTTGTTGAATTTTCTTCTAtgctaaaaaccattttgaTAAATTGATTGATCAtagcttttgttttttattggaAGATGGCAAATAAGGAGTCCAAGGTTGGACCTGCCTAGGCTATcaactaatttatttaaattaaaatctatttgttttgaattgtttGAAGTATTATAACCTTTTTTATTCTAATGTAATAATACCTCATATggtttttcacattttttataca
This genomic interval carries:
- the LOC130802222 gene encoding probable receptor-like protein kinase At5g39020 isoform X1 — protein: MSQSGEGETSDLSRIVEEQNATINYLRAQLKEFLDLKRTLREGGYYESESPKVNRQTSRGDDLKVDIPEFEGRLDGDEFLEWVRTVERVFDYKNTDEEKKVKIVALKLRKYASTWWANKCAKREREGKDKIRSWEKMKKQMKEKFLPSYYMQENFTKLQHLQQDGRSVEEYGREFETMIMRCDLKEDDHQTLVRFLNGLDSKIRNIVELQPYACLDDLINLAHKVDKQQRTKMKETSRFTSARTTNFNSYQENTPHSYSKAHSQDSTALQNNNSKQPLSMPNTPKPNTNSFTPRRCFKCQGLGHISSECPNRKMVNLVEFDDHQEENEEDFCDDAELDEEIIYPDEGELLVMRRALSGVKAKDPNPQREAIFHTKCTVKGKICSLIIDGGSCTNVASKTMVDKLNLTATPHPKPYMIQWLNQNKAMENIIRLNVGGPTVDPSEDSGLRRTWFGIDDDYMIYGLNSTISYDDTTINYTVATLSYTAPELVYLTMREMGPYVGELKKNQNLTWLFEVDVGFNYLVRLHFCELDSTINSNDQRSFDVSINNQMGAHDIDVFALTGGIFIPMYRDFVTLFEGSDTIIASVETRGLLSVTLTPDPTTTYNDVMLNGLEIFKLSSSNGSLAAPNPTLAAPNPTFPLQRHEHGLTKIMIIFIILGIGIGICMLIALILLYKKMNSMIEKSKEIETLLKQHGSLGPKRHTYADLKRITNSFKIKLGEGGYGIVYKGKLHCGDQVAVKILKRSSNRDMDMVEFINEVASIGNTNHKNIVKLLGFCYEGSKRALIYDYMPCGSLEKFTHGGRDENNQQLSWKSLFEIAIGIARGLEYLHQGCNTRILHFDIKPQNILLDENYCPKISDFGLAKICPQKDSIISMSDARGTGVYIAHEVFFKRFGGVSHKSDVYSYGMWVLEIVGCRKNIDAKLEHSSEQYFPHWIYKQLEEVEEIDQIDTTNNNEGSVLKRKMVVVGLWCIQTNPFTRPNMTRVVEMLEGTLDLLQIPPIPSLASPLRSHEISTTLDEILLGGLFVSSI
- the LOC130802226 gene encoding receptor-like protein kinase FERONIA, with protein sequence MSKDDTSKLKWISSLDYSGSNATTASVISSLQSDLCRLLSFAQGRVATNDFDDDLIIGTSGFGKVYKGSIDDGATIVAIKRLTTTSKQGAREFETEIEMLSRLRHVHLVSLIGYCDKHGEMIIVYEYMPRGTLRDHLLYKNPERSENHTPLSWKQQLIICLGSARGLHYLHAGAKQLIIYRDVKSTNILLDDKWTAKVSDFGFSKVGPTPGDMGPTHVSTAVKGSVGYLDPEYYRRQQLTEKSDVYSFGVLLFEVLCARFAMNPNLPKQQVNLAVWAR
- the LOC130802222 gene encoding probable receptor-like protein kinase At5g39020 isoform X2, with protein sequence MSQSGEGETSDLSRIVEEQNATINYLRAQLKEFLDLKRTLREGGYYESESPKVNRQTSRGDDLKVDIPEFEGRLDGDEFLEWVRTVERVFDYKNTDEEKKVKIVALKLRKYASTWWANKCAKREREGKDKIRSWEKMKKQMKEKFLPSYYMQENFTKLQHLQQDGRSVEEYGREFETMIMRCDLKEDDHQTLVRFLNGLDSKIRNIVELQPYACLDDLINLAHKVDKQQRTKMKETSRFTSARTTNFNSYQENTPHSYSKAHSQDSTALQNNNSKQPLSMPNTPKPNTNSFTPRRCFKCQGLGHISSECPNRKMVNLVEFDDHQEENEEDFCDDAELDEEIIYPDEGELLVMRRALSGVKAKDPNPQREAIFHTKCTVKGKICSLIIDGGSCTNVASKTMVDKLNLTATPHPKPYMIQWLNQNKAMENIIRLNVGGPTVDPSEDSGLRRTWFGIDDDYMIYGLNSTISYDDTTINYTVATLSYTAPELVYLTMREMGPYVGELKKNQNLTWLFEVDVGFNYLVRLHFCELDSTINSNDQRSFDVSINNQMGAHDIDVFALTGGIFIPMYRDFVTLFEGSDTIIASVETRGLLSVTLTPDPTTTYNDVMLNGLEIFKLSSSNGSLAAPNPTLAAPNPTFPLQRIGIGICMLIALILLYKKMNSMIEKSKEIETLLKQHGSLGPKRHTYADLKRITNSFKIKLGEGGYGIVYKGKLHCGDQVAVKILKRSSNRDMDMVEFINEVASIGNTNHKNIVKLLGFCYEGSKRALIYDYMPCGSLEKFTHGGRDENNQQLSWKSLFEIAIGIARGLEYLHQGCNTRILHFDIKPQNILLDENYCPKISDFGLAKICPQKDSIISMSDARGTGVYIAHEVFFKRFGGVSHKSDVYSYGMWVLEIVGCRKNIDAKLEHSSEQYFPHWIYKQLEEVEEIDQIDTTNNNEGSVLKRKMVVVGLWCIQTNPFTRPNMTRVVEMLEGTLDLLQIPPIPSLASPLRSHEISTTLDEILLGGLFVSSI
- the LOC130802228 gene encoding receptor-like protein kinase FERONIA, translated to MGDVVWGIEFAIQLQETAEKIMQNNLSDDPQGEILDSTISFKHDGANALGSMYIDDESTTLNDDFSDTKMVDMGTKKLLDSRTTTFNSSESPIIDMKSGSVFSEIIDPKAR